The Callospermophilus lateralis isolate mCalLat2 chromosome 4, mCalLat2.hap1, whole genome shotgun sequence genomic interval tgcctcagcctcccaagccactgaattacaggcatgtacaagCATGCCCagctattattgtttgtattcttgatgactgccaatctgactggaatgagatgatagttttgatttgcctttccccAAATGCTAATggggttgaacattttttcataaattttttggccaattttatttcttcttttgaggcaTGTCCATTTAATTCATTTGCCTATTTACTAATTGGGATGTTTgcatggttttttggtgttaagttttgagttccttgtatattctagatattaatcctgtcAGAATAATAGCTAGCAAAaaatttcttccattctgtaggttctgttcacattcctaattttttcctttgctatgcagctTTTTCATttaatgccatcccatttattatttcttggcattatttcctgagctttaagaAAGTTGTTGCCTGGTTCCTTCAAGCTGGAGTATTGATCCTACACTTTCTTCTAGGCGTTTCTGGTCTAAttactaggtctttgatccattttgagttgatttttgtgcaggctgaacctttgaacattcttgcattgtctcacacatgagcttttgggcaaCACcatatattcaaaccataacaccaatTTCCCTTGTTACTGATTTTTAGCCTCATACCATTGTAGTAAGATACTTGATACAGTTTCAACCATCTTAAATTTGTTAACTTGTTTTGCAGCCTAACATATGCCAGATTCTGGAGAATGTTTCATTGGCACTTAAGAACATGTATTCTGTGTTCTTAGATGGTTGTTATATACATGTCCCTTAGGTCCATTTGGTCTAAAGTACAATTCCAGTTCAACGATTCCTTTTGATTTTGTCTACATGCTCTACCCATTATTGAAAGTAGGGTACTGAAATACCCTACTATTATTATACAGCTGCCTACTTCTCCCTTTGAATATACTAAAAGGTTTATAATTTGGTGCTCTGATATTGTATGTTTATTTACAATTGTCATAACCTCTTGAAAAATTGACCTCTATTACAATGTCTCTTATCTCTTGTTTATAATATCTATTTCATCTGATAActagttttaaatttaaatattcttGTCCTTCACTAGATGTGCATGATTTACACAGTACCACACAGTAttattgtttgcttgtttgtttggtaccagggattgaattcacaggcacctgaccactaagccacatccccagccctattttgtattttatttagagacagagtctcaccaagttacttagtgcctgacttttgctgaggctggctttgaactcatgatcctcctgactcagactctagagccactggattacaggtgtgcaccaccgctcCGGCCTTTCATGTTTTCATGCTACTAATTGGCAGCCTTTTATTTCAGCTCAAAGAACGTCCTTTAACATTTCTTGTAAGGCAAGTCTACTGCACCCACATATTCTATGACAATCACTGTACAAGAACTCCAAGATCTTTTCTGGTTTCCAAAGTTTATGACTGACTTTAGTTCTGTTTCTTATGCTGATTCTTTTCATTTCTGCTGATTATATTATAGGATGTGAGAGGTGGCCTTAGTCATGAATATAATTTGAGGCAAATGAAATTATGGTACcagcaaataaataataaatattcatgTATTATAAGGCGTACTCTGTCTATTTAGAACCTTGAGCATCAAGGTCTACTCTCAAATTCTTAAGGccccatttcttaaaaaaaaagtaatagatATATATGCCCTTTTATTACTTACTGGCCCATTTATATTGGGTCAGTTAAATTAAAAAGGTAATTAAATAGACAAAAGATAAAcatcattttccatatttttaattaCCATTATTGCACCAATACAGCATACgctttatatacatatatcttaaacttcattttcaatttttcagCAATTCAAATACATAATATATTATCATCTTGAGAATACAAAGAACACAACATGGAGGAAGATTGAGAAAATAGGTTCCCAATAGTTAGTCACTAGTGATTCTACAGACTTTCTTTTTAGTGTTTTCtattggaattttaaaatgtcTGGCCATGGCTCTGCAAGAATAGAGCTGCCTGGAAGGGGAAGCAATGAAAATTATGGACCCAAAGTTAGAAAGAGTTAAGAATGGAATCCAGGAGAAACAATATATTTTCAAACTAAATATAAGGATCCCCCTTCAGCCAGAATGTAAATCTCCAAATAGGTGCTAAGGGAAGTAATTACATCCTCCCATCTAATTCTCAAAATTGCCCTTTAACAAACAAAATAGGTAGTGCCCATTCATCTGAGGAGGTGAACTGTCTTCACAGCATTGTAAAAGGAATGGCAGGGCAGAGGGAAAGGAAAGTGAAGGGAGAGCAACTTGCTTTTAAGATACCCTAGCAAGCGGATATCAAAGTCCAAGACAAAACCTGTCACAATAAAGCTGTGACTCTCTAACATCCTTCATAAGTGACAATATATGTAATAGCAGCTTTCTATTGAAGAGCCAgatggattgaaaaaaaaaaaaatgcttatggAAAGGGGTCAGATACCCAGGCAGCAAGGCAATGTGGGTACTGAATAAGACTGAAGTGTTTTCAACCTCTCTGTTCTACAGATCAGGTTAAAAACACAACTCTTCAAATTAGGTCAAATAAAGGGGTGAACATAAATTAATGCTGTGCTTCAAATGCAGCAATGAGGTGGAGCTGCAAGAAATTAAAACTTCTATGGAATATAACTTGGAAAGCACAGCCCCTTGAACTTCCTCCATCCCAGAAACATCCAAAGATGTCAAAGATGTTGCACTATTCAATAAACACAACAGTAGCGATGTCACCAATACAACCCTCttatcataggaaaagacatgtaAACACACAAGAGGGCGATGGAGCTGCACCTAGCGCTGGACGTTCATTGAATAGGACAAGCTTGGAGGCTATACAGAAGAGACCCAAGATACCCATCTTTCTCCAAACATACCCTTATCAAAATTCTGAATCTGTAAATACTGAGGTCAGCCTGTCCATTTTTAGAGTCTTGGGTTAGTGGAAAAGAAAGTTTCAAGGCTTTGTCTCCCCTGAAATTGTAAAATAGGGTTTCACAAAGAGGCACACAAGGATCATGAGATGATTCTAAAATAAGTTCAAGAATTtaaaagatggagaaaaattttaCAGATTAAAGGTCATTTCCCCTCAAAAAGACACTGGTCTTTTGAACCCTGCATAGCCAGCCACAAGTATAGTTAAGATCTACTGTTCTCCTGCATTGGTAATCACCAGGAAATAACAGATACTCTCTTGGCTGTATAGCAAGTAATGACATAGAAGAGTGACATAAATCATTTGAATATAATGGAAAAGCTATGAAGAAGATTGTCCATTAATTTTGGTTTAGGGGAGGGAAGGGGTTCCTAACCTCCCTCACAGATTGGTGCCCTCAACGTCATTTTTATTCTTCAAGTCTGTCCTTACTGTCTTGCAATGCCATTCAAAACTGGACCCAGTTGGATGGCTGTGGTGCCTGGTTTGGAACTGAGCTgcaagacagaaagagagagaaagccaAAGGCATAACATTAGCATAactatactttatttatttatttccaagaAATCACTGTCCAGAATTTCTAAAATCATACTTCGCACAAATTCTACTTACCAAGGCTTGAAATATCCCACTTAAACCTCACCCTGGAGTTTTCTTCTCCCACCATTCCCAACACAACTACATTTCTTTTCCTAGAACTCCTACAAAAGACTCTAATGTGACTTGCAAATCCCCTGCTTTCCCACATCACAGATTAATTTGACCATATAAATCTTCTAAACACTGAGTCAAAGTATGCTGTTTTCACTATGTTCACTACCTGGATGCAGTACTAAAGTCTCCCCACAAGTCATTGCTTGCAGAAACTGGAGCTGGTGCTGTTGTTGTGACAGGTACAGGAGAATCCAAATCTAAAAGGATATCTGAACACAGgtaagaggagaaaaaagaaaaagggactcAATAAAAATCCTGGAAATGTTCACACAAAAACCTGTAAACAAATGTCACAGCAGCTTTACCTAGAATTGccaaaaactggaaacaacccaaatgtccttcCATGGATAACATCatagaatactactcagcaataaaagggaaCTATTGATATACACAACTTGGATTAATCTCAAGAAATTTACACTCAGTGTAAAAAGCCAGTCCCAAATGGTTATAAACTATATGATTCaatttatataacattccagaagtgaCAAAGTTACACAGAAAGAGACCAGAATAGGGTTGAGGAAAGAAAGACTAAAAAGGAGATCGGTGTAGTTATAAAAGGGTGACACAAAGGATTCCTTAGAGTTATGGAACTATTCTGTAGCCTAGTTATAATGACCAATCTGTGACTAATCAATGCATGACAAAACTGCATAAAACTAAAGAAACATATACCCAAACAAATACATGTAAAACTGGTAAAATctgggagatatagctcagttgacagagtgtttgcctcgcatgcacaaggccctgggttcgatccctagcaacacacacacacacaccaaaaaaaaaaaaaaaaaaacggtaaAATCTGAATAAGATTGGTAGAGATTTCAATGTCAATTTCCTGATTAtgatatttaataattttataagGTGTCACCATTGAGGGAAATTGGATAAAAGTTACACAGGATTTCCTTGTATTAGTCTTACAATTGCATGTGAACCTATaattatctaaaaataaaaagttcaatttaaaaaaaacgaATTTTAGATACTATTCCCAGTGCTGGTGACACCAAGAGAAGTGGTTACAACATTTTCACCTAAAAACTCTAGAaagagctagggatatagctcagctgcagAACACTTACCTGGAATATatgaggctctaggttcaatcatcagtacagggctggggatacagcttagtGATAAAGCTCAGAGTGTGAGGCCCTAAGTTGAATCCCCAGCCTCCCTCCATCCCTgctccccccaaaaaaccctagtactaagaaaaagaaaacagacttGGGTCGTCCCTACAGATGATTAGTTGCAGAAAGAGAAAACTTACCTTTAGAATAAATTCAAAAATTATTTGTATTGCCTAATACATTAAGTAAAACTCCCAGTATCTAATATCTGGTTCTCTAATCTCAGGAAAATTCTTTTGAGTTCTAATGTTCTTATTTAACTATatcttttttgtaccaggtagTTAGGACGAACACAATTCCTTTTCTCTCAACTGACTTTGTAAAGgattaagaaataataataatttactaAATGGCTACtatatcccaagaaatgtgctgggtGTTATCCTATCATTTAACCTTACCATGATGACATAGCTTTACATCTCCAttttggagaaagaaaactaagaCTCAACGAACTTAAGAAATATTTGTCAAGTGCACTCAGATATAAAGTATTAGAGCCATGATCATAATGTTGGTCTATCTGATTCACATGCCTACAAGCATCTAACCAATGAAcaatgaaggaaacagtttttttaataaattttctgtCAAAGAACCCACTAAATACAGTAACTAAgttcaccaatttaaaaaaaaaaaaaaaaaactgattcttCGCCAAAATCACCTTGTCAAAAAGTCActtcttaggaaaaaaaatggaactctGTTAGAAAACTGGTTTATCCAATTACAATACTAGATATGATTTACCAAACTTAGAAGTTTTAAATTTACCTGAATTACTACCTCCATGGTTAGATTTTGGAATGGGTGGTGGAGTAACATGATTACTGATGGCAACTGAGGAAGATGGTGGGGGAATAGTGACTTTGCCTCCAGGGGGAGGAGGAAGTAAACTTAGGCCCCCAGCTCCTGTAGTCCTGGGCTTAGAAGCAGTTCCTTTCTTGGTTGTAATGTTCTAAACAGTAGGAAGAGGAGGGAGAgtgagaaagtgagagagaaagaaagagaaagaaagaaatgtcacaaacttatagaagaacaggaaaatacatttaaaaaaaaaaaaatactcacccCAATACTCAACTTGATGGTCTGTCCTTCCTTGAAGCCTAGATCCAACTTGGGACGAGTATCCATTTCCtgagattctttggaaatctcAGATTCCTGCTTTACCCACCTTTGGGATAACAGTAATTTATCTTAGTTTGAGATTCCCTGAAAGCAAAGTCTGACACACAAGTTTGGGTATATTTAGTTTGTATGAAATGGGATTCCAAAATACAGCGTAAGGAATCAGGAAAAATCAGAAAGGAAAAGGAGATAAGAAGCTAAGAAAGAGGCCAACTGGGGTTCAGTCCCATTAAGAACCCTCTGAGAAACCATAAAGAATGTGTATTAAACTGGTCCCTCTTCAAAGGAGGGCATCAATCCACCATTTCCTATCTCTGACAGTTGGACACTGTCCCAGAGTGGGTGTTCCTTAGTCCTCGTAGATTACACTCTTCTGCTAACCAAGTGGccttcaacaacttcagaatccTGAAGCAGAAAAGCAGAAATGTTTGTTCTTGAGGTAGAAAGCTGATGATATATATGGTAGTGTCTAGCAAAGCTGTTCCAAAATCAGGTGGGCTGAAGACATGAATGCACAAAACATACAGCTATATAAGTTAACAAAATTGGTACACAACTCCTCACTTCATATATAGCCCTGCTGTTAACTATATTCTCCCTCCACCTCCTAAAAGCAAGGGCAAATTTTCCGAGAGGCATAAACAGAAGCATCATCACAAATCATTGTATAAGGGATCTAAAACATATTATAGACAatacagaaagaaaccagaataGATGCAAAGATTAGGAAACAGGCATGAAGGGGGGAGATTTATATTCATAATGAACTAGTATACCAAATAAAGAAACCAGAAGGCCAAAGCAACAGTGCCCATTCAATTGAAAAGGGACACTCCCATAAGCATTTAACATGGTAACTAAGGACAAACTTTACTCACTTGAAGTGATCTTGCAAGGAAACATTAAAGTCAAAGGCATCTCCCCGATCTGTGAATCCAATGCCAATGAACGCACTTCGACCTGTGAAAAAGTCAGGAATACTAAGTATAAGAAGTTTCTGCCCAATGAAAATATGCAAGTTACTCTAACTATATAAAgtctatgaatataaaatattttctcacaaGACCCACTCAGTAGGCTACATAGAGTCATGGGGAAATTCTAtcattgtttgtttttgtaaataaagttttattgatacATAGCTATATCAATTATTGTCTACTGCTGCTTTCATAATACAACAGCAAAACTGAGAATGCTAGGTACAACAGAGACTATTTGACCTGCAAAACCTACAATACTTCTTCCTGTTATAAACTATGAAGAAATGATTAAGCCAGGAGTTGTGACACATGCCTCTAATCCGAGTGACTCAGAggttgaggcaagaagatcacagtTTAAGGACAGTCTTGACAACTCAGGGAaatttgtttcaaaatataaaaatttaaaaaggcctacggatgtagctcagtggtggagtgcccctaggttcaatcccagtagtagaaaaagaaagaaataattgagAATCACTGTCCCTGAAATACAGACTCAAGATAGTCCCACCAAAAACCACCACAAACCATAAAGAAGCAAAATATGTCAATTCTTTCATTAGATATGCATAATTCATTTTAAGTCCTACCTATTAATTACCACATCTTGAACTTGTGTTCATATCTATTACAAATAACAGGTTAATACTTCTCCCTCAGCAGTTATAGCAActtcagagaaagaaaaggaataatTTAGTAAATAGAAGTAAGAAATACAATCAGAACACAATTTCACTGAAGTGCCTTGTCCATTTTCCTAACTACATCCCATTCAAAATCTCAGATCCCTTACCAGTACCATCCTGGATCCGAATTACAAAGTAGCGGCTAGAATCTGTCACTGTCTCCACAGCAATACCAGGATATTGTTCTACTGGTGCCTGAGCAAAGAGCTCTCCTGACAAATAAGAAAAAGACCTCTGAGCAAAGGAAGCAAAAAATCAGAACTCCAATTAACAAAGTATTTCCATTCTAGGTCCCCAACTTAAAGGTATTTATAAAAGCATGTTAAACCAAAACCCTTAATATATTAAAGGGTCACCTGCACTTTACCTGAAACTTTATCTTCGAGTTTGATATAGGCAATCTTTCCTTTTGAAGTAATTCGGAGACGACCAGTCCAATCAGGTTGGTCTAATTTCCAGTCAGATGCCCTAGAACAGGAAAATGGGAAGCCTCAGGCCTCAGGTACATTTCTTTAATATTACTAAAGCCTACCCATAATCATCTGCCACATTGCTACATGCCTGTCCTGAATTGCCTATTCTTTCTACTTATTAAATAATCAAAAAAATAATATCCATGATCTTCTTATACAGCTGCCTCTTGTTATATATAGTACAAAACAAGTAAAAAAGCAATGTTACTACTGGAGGATTTTAGAGTCTAAAAAGTGTCAACAAGAACAAGTAAAAGTATAAATAAAAgccataaaaaatataaaatttcttggaactggggtgttgctcagtgacaaagtgcttgcctagcatgtgtgagacactgcaaaaaaaaaattaaaaataaaaataaaaaaacttcttatgggctgggattgtggctcagcgatggagcgctcgcctaggatgggcgggacccgggttcaatcctcagcaccacataaaaataaaggcattgtgctgtgtccatctacacctaaaaaataaatatttttaaaaaaagcttcttATAATGATGTTATATTCATACTATAGAGTACATTGTATATAATAGTGTTTTATTGATCAGGTAACAACAAAGTATATCTACTAATTGAAATATCCTGGGTAACAGAAGCCTTCCCAAATCACTGAGCATATTATCTTTCATTGAATACAGCCAATATTTACAGAGTGCTTATTAAGTCACAAGCATTGTTCTAGATGCTTGTGacataaaagcaaacaaaacatCCTCCTTCTTATTAGACTTACATtcca includes:
- the Necap1 gene encoding adaptin ear-binding coat-associated protein 1, which codes for MAAELEYESVLCVKPDVSVYRIPPRASNRGYRASDWKLDQPDWTGRLRITSKGKIAYIKLEDKVSGELFAQAPVEQYPGIAVETVTDSSRYFVIRIQDGTGRSAFIGIGFTDRGDAFDFNVSLQDHFKWVKQESEISKESQEMDTRPKLDLGFKEGQTIKLSIGNITTKKGTASKPRTTGAGGLSLLPPPPGGKVTIPPPSSSVAISNHVTPPPIPKSNHGGSNSDILLDLDSPVPVTTTAPAPVSASNDLWGDFSTASSSVPNQAPQPSNWVQF